In Reichenbachiella agarivorans, one genomic interval encodes:
- a CDS encoding DUF5686 and carboxypeptidase-like regulatory domain-containing protein, translating into MVLLICWSALPVMSQSMGLTGKVVEAGSLEPVPFAHVFLKGTQVGTSTNMDGEFSLNIKANTLPSDTLVITSLGFLTQRIKVRNGDEVEVQLVTESRMMDDLVVKAGVNPAYAVMDQIVRRKKQNNPDQLDNYSCEEYAKIRFDLNHLTEKVKNNIILKPFDYIWDNTDTTSDGVSYLPVLLVEKQSEHYYRQSPKKQKSVVLAKNVTGLPGPKILEFVEELYFTPNVYDDFVVILDKNFPSPLNSNYKFHYEYYLDSSMSAVGKEYQLSFQPKQKRELAFVGEMKVDSASYAVKSISLRFDIMANVNFVRSYLVEQQYQNVDGQHWMLTSSYVLGDYTVIENSSDLTGFFGRKNATFSHYVINDAPFKPIYEGVAVVVESDGAMNHDENYWAGIRQDTLNVKEEGIRQMVDQLETDPDFILRKNIALGIATGYVPWNKFEIGDFYTFYSNNYVEDSRLKFGFRTHQNWSFPLSASIYGAYGFRDEKWKYGLQTALRLDKANKMRMGLGVKDDIIQLGRSINALPIDHVLTSFVQIGNSVSRVYEQRYDAYFERVLGTGLIARANYFRVQLSPTDTVSFRERNEGQLIEQSNYTASGIDLTVKFNSQNKDINGDFYSRTDLKKVFRRYPDIALQWQYSGQEFGADVTYHKLTGQMSQYLRTRKWGYFKYAVEAGLTEGSVPYLFMNTPFSNQLVLYDDMAFNLMHYLEYVADRYVTANVQQHFDGLIMDRIPLVNRLKWRSFVFAKGYWGQLSDLNKGDQYLLPSQTSRLTQPYYEVGFGLENIFKIARIDFVWRLNDTTLPDSYNFIVKPSFRFSF; encoded by the coding sequence ATGGTGCTTTTGATCTGCTGGTCTGCTCTGCCTGTCATGAGTCAATCTATGGGCTTGACGGGAAAGGTTGTGGAGGCGGGTAGTTTGGAGCCTGTGCCATTTGCACATGTGTTTTTGAAGGGCACACAAGTCGGTACATCGACGAACATGGACGGTGAGTTTTCATTGAATATCAAGGCCAATACTTTGCCATCCGATACTTTGGTAATTACTTCGTTGGGTTTTTTAACTCAACGGATCAAAGTAAGGAATGGAGATGAGGTAGAGGTGCAATTGGTGACCGAATCACGCATGATGGACGATTTGGTCGTCAAGGCAGGTGTCAATCCTGCCTATGCAGTGATGGATCAGATCGTCCGGCGCAAGAAGCAAAATAATCCAGACCAATTGGATAATTATAGTTGTGAGGAATACGCCAAGATTCGTTTTGATCTCAATCATCTGACCGAAAAGGTCAAGAACAACATCATCCTCAAGCCCTTTGATTACATCTGGGACAATACGGACACGACCTCTGACGGGGTCAGCTACCTGCCTGTACTGTTGGTAGAGAAGCAGTCTGAGCATTACTACCGACAGTCACCCAAGAAGCAGAAAAGTGTGGTTCTTGCCAAAAATGTCACGGGTCTACCAGGACCTAAAATCTTGGAATTTGTGGAGGAATTGTATTTTACCCCCAACGTCTACGATGATTTTGTCGTGATCTTGGACAAGAACTTTCCGAGTCCTCTCAACAGCAACTACAAGTTTCACTATGAGTATTATCTGGATAGCTCGATGAGTGCCGTCGGTAAGGAGTATCAGCTGAGTTTCCAACCCAAACAGAAGCGGGAGCTGGCTTTTGTGGGAGAGATGAAGGTGGATTCAGCCAGTTATGCGGTCAAGTCCATCTCGCTGCGCTTTGATATCATGGCCAATGTCAACTTTGTGAGGAGCTATCTGGTAGAGCAGCAGTATCAAAACGTAGATGGTCAGCACTGGATGTTGACTAGTTCATATGTGTTGGGGGACTATACCGTGATTGAAAATTCGTCAGATTTGACAGGTTTTTTTGGAAGGAAAAATGCCACTTTCAGCCATTATGTGATCAATGATGCGCCGTTTAAACCCATCTATGAAGGAGTTGCTGTGGTCGTGGAGTCCGATGGTGCAATGAACCATGACGAAAATTACTGGGCAGGTATCAGACAAGATACACTCAATGTCAAGGAGGAAGGTATCCGACAGATGGTGGATCAGCTCGAAACCGATCCGGATTTTATATTGCGAAAAAACATCGCTTTGGGGATAGCGACGGGATATGTGCCATGGAACAAATTTGAGATTGGTGACTTTTATACTTTTTATAGCAACAACTATGTAGAAGATTCTCGTCTCAAATTTGGGTTTAGAACCCACCAAAATTGGAGCTTCCCACTGTCTGCTTCCATCTATGGAGCCTATGGTTTCAGAGATGAAAAGTGGAAATATGGGCTGCAAACTGCCCTGCGTCTTGACAAAGCCAATAAAATGAGAATGGGCCTTGGTGTCAAAGATGATATCATACAACTCGGCCGTAGCATCAATGCCTTACCGATCGACCATGTATTGACGTCTTTTGTGCAGATTGGCAATTCGGTGTCTCGTGTTTACGAGCAGCGATATGATGCCTATTTCGAGCGAGTGCTGGGCACAGGCTTGATCGCTCGAGCCAACTACTTTCGTGTCCAGTTGAGCCCTACCGACACAGTTAGTTTTAGGGAGCGAAACGAAGGGCAGCTGATTGAACAGTCTAATTATACTGCCAGTGGCATAGACTTAACAGTGAAATTCAACTCCCAAAACAAGGATATCAATGGAGACTTTTATTCCAGAACTGATCTCAAGAAGGTTTTTAGGCGCTATCCAGATATAGCGCTGCAATGGCAGTATTCTGGGCAGGAGTTCGGGGCAGATGTGACCTATCATAAGTTGACAGGACAGATGAGTCAATACCTGAGGACGAGAAAGTGGGGCTATTTCAAATATGCTGTAGAAGCAGGGTTGACAGAAGGTTCGGTTCCTTACTTGTTTATGAATACACCATTTAGCAACCAGTTGGTACTCTATGATGACATGGCATTCAACCTGATGCATTATTTGGAGTATGTGGCGGATCGCTATGTCACTGCCAACGTCCAGCAGCATTTTGATGGATTGATCATGGATCGTATCCCTTTGGTCAATCGACTCAAATGGCGAAGCTTTGTTTTTGCGAAGGGTTATTGGGGACAATTGTCTGATCTAAACAAGGGAGATCAATACTTATTGCCTAGCCAAACTTCACGCCTGACCCAACCTTATTATGAAGTGGGTTTTGGTCTGGAAAATATATTCAAAATTGCTCGAATTGATTTTGTATGGAGATTGAATGATACGACCCTTCCGGATAGTTACAATTTCATTGTCAAGCCCTCATTTCGTTTTTCCTTTTAA
- a CDS encoding sulfotransferase family protein, producing the protein MLIKHRVQDYFNLFKHTALGVSFHTWIKILIHHRLAVGWQFIPKALFITMTSLVNAPFQLVEYFVYHKKIKSTAVKRPIFILGHPRSGTTYLHYLISADPNFAFCTTSDALIPHLILTTGKITAKILDAFMPGTRPQDNVKAGAKMPKEEEFAMANISTSSFMHGFYFPQHLQQVFDRDVVFASGDPKVKTIWKRDFHYFVQKLTYKNKGKQLVLKSPANTARLQEIYELYPDALFIHIHRDPYEVFQSNVVLYAKVLPILNLHKTTTEAIETFIIDSFAQLYTKYLEDIKLIPNGQIIEVDYASFVANSMTQLELIYQHLGLGDFQHVKAALQQEVKQFDGYQKNKHVQLPEAIIQQIHDKWGFYMERYGY; encoded by the coding sequence ATGCTGATCAAACATCGAGTACAAGACTACTTCAACCTCTTCAAGCATACTGCGCTAGGTGTCAGTTTTCATACATGGATCAAAATCTTGATTCATCACAGGTTGGCCGTAGGTTGGCAGTTCATCCCCAAGGCACTGTTCATCACGATGACTTCTCTGGTCAATGCTCCATTTCAGTTGGTAGAATATTTCGTTTACCACAAGAAAATAAAATCTACTGCGGTAAAACGCCCCATTTTTATCCTTGGTCACCCACGCAGTGGCACTACCTACCTGCACTACCTCATCAGTGCTGACCCCAATTTCGCCTTTTGTACAACTTCCGATGCTTTGATTCCTCATCTGATCTTGACGACAGGCAAGATCACCGCAAAAATTCTAGACGCTTTCATGCCTGGCACCAGGCCGCAAGACAATGTAAAAGCAGGAGCCAAAATGCCCAAAGAAGAAGAGTTTGCCATGGCCAATATCAGTACCTCTTCCTTCATGCACGGTTTTTATTTTCCGCAGCATCTACAGCAGGTATTTGACCGTGACGTAGTTTTCGCATCGGGAGACCCAAAAGTCAAAACAATCTGGAAAAGAGACTTTCACTACTTTGTCCAAAAGCTGACCTACAAAAACAAAGGGAAACAATTGGTACTCAAGAGTCCCGCCAATACCGCTCGACTTCAAGAAATCTACGAACTGTATCCAGATGCATTATTCATTCATATCCATCGCGATCCTTATGAAGTCTTCCAGTCCAATGTCGTACTCTATGCCAAAGTACTACCTATCCTCAACCTACACAAAACCACCACAGAGGCCATCGAGACTTTCATCATTGACTCTTTTGCCCAACTCTACACCAAGTATCTAGAGGATATCAAGTTGATTCCGAACGGCCAAATCATCGAAGTAGATTATGCCAGCTTTGTGGCAAATTCAATGACGCAATTAGAGCTCATCTACCAACACCTAGGATTAGGAGACTTCCAACATGTAAAAGCTGCCTTGCAACAAGAGGTCAAACAATTTGATGGCTATCAGAAGAATAAACATGTCCAATTGCCCGAGGCTATCATCCAGCAAATCCATGACAAGTGGGGATTTTATATGGAGAGGTACGGGTATTGA
- a CDS encoding MBOAT family O-acyltransferase: MLFNSAPFIFFIIIVFGLFVIVKPYRWAVLLISSYFFYMSWKWEYAMIIFVSTIIDYFCALKIKSSASSKNRKLFLGLSLFTNLSILFFFKYFEFFIHSISDIFGAQQTFYATWLLPVGISFYTFQTMSYTIDVYHGDAQEERHFGKFALFVIYFPQLVAGPIERAGHLINQLKNRLQFKSENLLPAARYFIFGLFKKVVIADRVALLIDPIYNHPSEHGGYLLIAATVLFAFQIYCDFSGYTDMAIGISRLFNVELMKNFDTPYFATSVTRFWRKWHISLSSWFKDYIYIPLGGSKVVKWRWAYNIFITFVISGLWHGANWTFIVWGAYHGLWLIIEKWGPKLVHTPVIRIPLTFLIVNIGWMIFRANHISDVGLIFNQIAFHREDTEQIIADLTAINFSKLNLLITIYAIGILLIKDLFDSKIKSWRAVFFYLVVCFSIICFGMNESQAFIYFQF; encoded by the coding sequence ATGCTTTTCAATTCTGCTCCATTCATTTTTTTTATCATCATAGTCTTTGGACTATTTGTCATCGTCAAACCCTACAGATGGGCGGTTCTATTAATTTCAAGCTATTTTTTTTATATGTCTTGGAAATGGGAATACGCCATGATCATATTTGTTTCCACCATCATTGATTACTTCTGCGCATTAAAAATCAAAAGTAGCGCAAGCTCCAAAAACAGAAAATTGTTTCTCGGGTTGAGTCTCTTCACCAATCTTTCGATACTATTCTTCTTCAAATATTTTGAATTTTTCATTCATTCTATTTCAGACATCTTTGGAGCACAACAAACTTTTTATGCGACATGGCTCTTGCCAGTTGGTATTTCATTTTACACTTTTCAAACCATGTCTTATACCATTGATGTTTATCATGGCGATGCACAAGAAGAAAGGCACTTTGGAAAATTCGCACTCTTTGTCATCTATTTCCCTCAGCTCGTAGCAGGACCAATCGAAAGAGCAGGGCATCTAATCAATCAACTAAAAAACCGTCTGCAATTCAAGTCCGAAAATCTCCTACCTGCTGCTAGATATTTTATTTTCGGCTTGTTCAAGAAGGTAGTGATTGCCGACCGAGTGGCCTTGTTAATAGATCCTATTTATAATCATCCATCAGAGCATGGTGGCTATCTATTGATAGCAGCTACTGTACTATTTGCATTTCAAATATATTGTGACTTCTCTGGCTATACAGATATGGCGATTGGGATCTCAAGGTTATTCAATGTCGAATTGATGAAAAACTTTGATACTCCCTATTTTGCTACTAGTGTGACAAGATTTTGGCGAAAATGGCACATTTCACTATCCTCTTGGTTCAAAGACTATATATACATTCCACTAGGAGGTAGTAAAGTAGTCAAATGGAGATGGGCTTATAATATCTTCATCACCTTCGTCATCAGTGGATTGTGGCATGGTGCCAATTGGACTTTTATAGTTTGGGGAGCCTATCATGGCCTTTGGCTGATTATCGAAAAATGGGGACCAAAACTCGTCCATACACCGGTTATCAGAATTCCTCTTACTTTTCTCATTGTCAACATTGGTTGGATGATTTTCCGAGCCAACCATATTTCGGATGTAGGACTCATTTTCAATCAGATTGCCTTTCATAGAGAAGACACAGAACAAATCATTGCTGACTTAACAGCCATCAACTTCAGCAAGTTAAACTTGCTCATTACCATCTATGCAATAGGTATTCTTCTCATCAAAGATTTATTTGATTCAAAAATCAAATCATGGAGAGCAGTGTTTTTCTATTTGGTCGTTTGTTTTAGTATTATTTGTTTTGGCATGAACGAGTCTCAGGCCTTTATTTACTTTCAGTTTTAA
- a CDS encoding oligosaccharide flippase family protein: MSSLKKIAHGVIRSGLYTYIIFVLRFLVTLVLSRFLSPSEYAVIIVLQIFTGIILVFQYAGIPSIIVKQQNNDDTFNNTWHTMSLFIGIVQFGIIALIAFPAAMFYSEIPLFIPLLLSSVNFIITSLGLVPQAILRKELKFDQLGIYQLYSFIPSALLAILMAYTGFSFWSIICQEILLNLIMTCILLFKTRVKLLPFRTISIRENYKKQKKTLSNLFSFSIINYFSRNSDNIIIGKIYSQMELGLYNRAYSLLYMIIQLIPAIINKVAFPNFSKSNDIYSIRSNIHRLQVLVVAICFPLSIPFILFGREVALFLWGAEWSEVGIYLPYFGVLMLSQVQTFFVVEFLILFKMQKLITPLGVTIVILNIGSVIIGTFFSVEIIAFLLTLSNTLILWPLIIYFIYYKVFKLKPFSILFDYFTMVVTCVSMTFSILFNYDTLLYSSLIGLGTSLIFSNRINLVSLLRYLTITNK, translated from the coding sequence TTGAGTAGCCTAAAAAAAATAGCTCACGGCGTAATTCGCTCTGGCCTATACACTTATATAATCTTTGTTCTCCGCTTTTTGGTGACTCTTGTACTTTCTCGGTTTCTTTCTCCCTCAGAATATGCTGTCATCATCGTTTTACAAATATTTACTGGAATCATTTTAGTGTTTCAGTATGCGGGGATTCCTAGCATCATTGTCAAACAGCAGAACAATGATGATACCTTTAACAATACTTGGCATACCATGAGTTTGTTCATTGGAATTGTTCAATTTGGCATAATAGCATTGATTGCCTTTCCTGCAGCAATGTTCTATTCAGAGATTCCTTTGTTCATACCACTATTACTGAGTTCTGTTAATTTCATCATCACTTCGTTAGGACTCGTCCCACAAGCCATTTTAAGAAAAGAACTCAAGTTCGATCAATTAGGTATATACCAACTATACTCCTTTATTCCCAGTGCTCTTTTGGCAATTTTAATGGCCTATACAGGCTTTTCATTTTGGTCAATTATTTGTCAAGAGATTCTGCTTAATTTAATTATGACATGTATTCTGTTATTCAAGACTCGTGTTAAACTCCTTCCTTTTCGGACGATCAGTATCAGAGAAAATTATAAGAAGCAAAAGAAAACGCTTTCCAATTTGTTTTCATTTAGCATTATAAATTACTTTTCTAGAAACTCCGACAACATCATTATAGGAAAAATATACTCGCAAATGGAACTTGGGCTTTATAACAGGGCATATAGTTTACTATATATGATTATACAGTTAATCCCTGCTATCATAAACAAGGTAGCCTTTCCTAACTTCTCAAAAAGTAATGACATTTATTCGATCAGAAGCAACATCCATCGATTACAAGTATTGGTTGTAGCTATTTGTTTCCCACTAAGTATTCCTTTTATACTGTTCGGAAGGGAAGTTGCATTATTTCTATGGGGAGCTGAATGGTCAGAAGTTGGGATTTACTTACCCTATTTTGGCGTATTAATGCTTAGTCAAGTACAAACTTTCTTCGTAGTAGAATTCCTAATTCTATTCAAAATGCAAAAATTAATTACTCCCTTAGGAGTAACAATTGTAATTTTAAATATAGGTTCGGTTATAATTGGTACATTCTTTAGTGTAGAAATAATTGCCTTTTTACTTACTTTATCAAATACGTTGATACTATGGCCACTGATCATTTACTTCATCTATTACAAAGTATTTAAATTAAAGCCATTTTCTATCCTATTTGATTATTTTACCATGGTGGTTACGTGTGTTTCAATGACTTTTTCGATCCTATTCAACTATGACACACTCCTTTATTCATCATTAATTGGATTAGGCACTTCATTGATATTCTCAAACAGAATAAATTTGGTCTCACTTCTACGTTACTTAACAATAACTAACAAATAA
- the rfbF gene encoding glucose-1-phosphate cytidylyltransferase, with product MQVVIFAGGLGSRISEESHLKPKPMIEIGGKPILWHIMKSYAHYGFNEFIICLGYKGYVIKEYFMNYFIHNADITVDLSDNSTTIHKDHSENFKITLIDTGHDTKTAGRLKRIAPYIKEDQFMLTYGDGVSDINIHDLVQFHQKHDKIATVSTIQPAGKFGVIEMDENGEVHGFTEKPNSGGSWINGGFFVLNKEVFKYLDGDMDDTMWEEDPMKNLVKDQQLVAYKHHGFWKSMDILRDKVELEAMWKKEPKWKSWQ from the coding sequence ATGCAGGTAGTAATCTTCGCAGGCGGTTTAGGCTCACGTATCTCAGAGGAATCCCACCTCAAACCAAAGCCTATGATTGAGATCGGTGGCAAACCCATTCTCTGGCACATCATGAAAAGTTATGCACATTATGGATTCAATGAATTCATCATTTGTCTGGGCTACAAAGGCTATGTGATCAAAGAGTACTTTATGAATTATTTCATTCACAATGCTGACATCACAGTGGACCTGTCTGACAACAGTACGACCATACACAAAGACCATTCTGAAAATTTTAAAATAACCCTGATAGACACGGGACATGACACCAAAACAGCAGGTAGACTCAAGAGAATAGCACCATATATCAAAGAGGATCAATTCATGCTCACTTATGGAGATGGGGTCAGTGATATCAACATTCATGACTTGGTGCAATTTCACCAAAAGCATGATAAAATCGCAACCGTATCTACGATCCAGCCTGCAGGTAAATTCGGAGTGATCGAGATGGATGAAAACGGCGAAGTACATGGGTTCACAGAAAAACCTAATAGTGGTGGATCGTGGATCAATGGAGGGTTCTTTGTACTCAACAAAGAAGTATTCAAATACCTCGACGGTGACATGGACGACACCATGTGGGAAGAAGACCCCATGAAAAACTTGGTAAAAGACCAACAACTGGTTGCGTACAAACACCATGGCTTTTGGAAGTCCATGGATATTCTACGAGACAAGGTAGAGCTGGAGGCGATGTGGAAAAAAGAACCAAAATGGAAGTCATGGCAATAG
- a CDS encoding class I SAM-dependent methyltransferase, with amino-acid sequence MAIEGQYNSRIDKVDRAKPKLSNSRYVHLKSLNRLINHVIDKYIKTGTKVVLADFGCGELPYHHILSPYCQEYLAIDIPGNPKANRIVDLDTNKCNIDEASCDIVWSIQVLEHVSDYNKYLLEAHRMLKNEGHIIASTHGQWKYHPDPIDYWRWTSAGLKKTFENNGFEIVEFKGSLSFLTTTIHLWQDAVLLSFPFAKVWKTPFCIFAQMIMVCTERFSKWSKTLDAHRNLDSDVYFVIARKK; translated from the coding sequence ATGGCAATAGAAGGACAATACAATTCTAGAATAGATAAAGTAGATCGTGCCAAACCAAAATTGTCCAACTCACGCTATGTTCATCTAAAATCTCTCAACCGTCTAATAAACCATGTCATTGACAAGTATATAAAGACTGGAACTAAAGTCGTATTAGCCGACTTTGGTTGTGGAGAACTCCCATACCACCATATACTCTCGCCCTATTGTCAAGAATACTTGGCCATTGACATCCCTGGCAACCCAAAAGCCAACAGAATAGTAGACCTTGATACCAACAAGTGCAACATTGACGAAGCTAGCTGCGATATCGTATGGTCCATACAGGTATTAGAACATGTCAGCGATTATAACAAATATCTGCTGGAGGCTCATCGCATGTTAAAAAACGAAGGACATATCATTGCCTCTACCCATGGTCAGTGGAAGTATCACCCTGACCCAATTGATTATTGGCGATGGACTTCTGCAGGTCTAAAAAAAACATTTGAAAACAACGGATTTGAAATCGTAGAATTCAAAGGCTCATTGAGCTTCTTGACCACTACCATTCATTTGTGGCAAGATGCTGTTTTATTATCCTTCCCTTTTGCCAAAGTATGGAAGACGCCATTTTGCATATTCGCACAAATGATCATGGTATGTACCGAACGTTTTTCTAAGTGGTCTAAAACATTAGACGCGCACAGAAATCTGGATTCTGACGTTTATTTTGTAATCGCTCGTAAAAAATGA
- the rfbG gene encoding CDP-glucose 4,6-dehydratase, with translation MKLLNTFKGKKIFLTGHTGFKGSWMLVLLHHLGAQVKGYALEAEQTSLYRQIDGDLMCDSVIADLRDADRLNTEIKQFSPDFVFHFAAQPLVIDSYNDPKYTFDVNIGGTVNVLEAFRKLDHPCSLLAITTDKVYKNKESSIPYQESDELGGHDPYSASKAAMEIVLQSYINSFGLNGQNQKTSVIGRAGNVIGGGDWATNRIVPDIARSLLKNETLVLRNPHAIRPWQHVLDALMGYLLAIAQSHISENYIYNFGPDTEEKINVEDLTKIAMKVTGRGNYTIDQNLTALKETGQLLLDSNRAKKELGWRPVWNGQEAISQAMNWYLRYEGGEEPLHICQTNISNYLESAKNQYV, from the coding sequence ATGAAATTACTCAACACATTCAAAGGCAAAAAAATCTTCCTTACAGGACATACAGGTTTCAAAGGCAGTTGGATGCTCGTATTGCTCCACCACCTAGGCGCACAGGTAAAAGGCTATGCACTGGAGGCAGAGCAAACCAGCCTCTATCGTCAAATTGATGGCGATCTAATGTGTGATTCAGTAATCGCTGATTTGAGGGATGCTGATCGCTTAAATACCGAAATCAAACAATTCTCTCCAGATTTTGTGTTTCACTTTGCAGCTCAGCCTTTGGTGATTGATTCGTACAATGACCCCAAATATACTTTTGATGTCAATATCGGAGGAACTGTCAACGTGCTAGAAGCTTTCAGGAAACTTGACCATCCATGTAGCCTATTGGCCATCACCACAGACAAAGTCTACAAAAACAAGGAATCATCTATTCCCTATCAAGAAAGTGACGAGCTGGGAGGTCATGATCCCTATAGTGCCAGCAAAGCAGCCATGGAAATCGTGTTACAATCCTACATCAATAGCTTTGGTCTCAATGGTCAAAATCAGAAAACCTCTGTGATTGGCAGAGCTGGCAATGTGATTGGTGGGGGGGATTGGGCCACCAACCGAATTGTTCCAGACATAGCTAGGTCTCTGCTCAAAAACGAGACCTTGGTTCTCAGAAATCCTCATGCGATTCGACCATGGCAACATGTATTGGATGCATTGATGGGCTACTTATTAGCTATCGCTCAATCTCACATCAGCGAAAACTACATATACAATTTTGGCCCAGATACAGAGGAAAAAATCAATGTAGAAGACCTTACCAAAATAGCCATGAAAGTCACGGGAAGAGGAAATTATACCATTGATCAAAATCTAACAGCACTTAAAGAAACGGGGCAGCTATTGCTAGACAGCAACAGAGCCAAAAAAGAACTTGGCTGGCGACCCGTTTGGAACGGGCAAGAGGCCATCAGTCAAGCTATGAATTGGTATTTGCGTTATGAGGGTGGTGAAGAACCTCTCCATATTTGTCAAACCAATATCTCTAACTATTTGGAATCTGCAAAAAACCAATATGTCTAA
- a CDS encoding NAD-dependent epimerase/dehydratase family protein — protein sequence MSKIAIIGSSSFLAKSLVKCLTNRDHKLYGRQEASCYSFPSISFLSGFDIQQILSSEVIYYCAGQGIQPKNSDDVSLIYELNTFEPIRLINALIGLGYTGKIVTFGSYFEFGNSQNNVPFDENLFINNTNPKPNNYCISKSLLTTFVDTQIANGHQQLLHFVLPNIYGAGENKHRLFPYIVDCIAHQQHMTFSAGTQTRQFVHVDDVAEIVTDRQIQSHSGIYHLGGTTQTLKEVISEAIHALTHGAFEDFEFTNMERRDTSMQYLAMDDTKARTDLGWNPNREIKNEILKYK from the coding sequence ATGTCTAAAATAGCAATCATTGGCTCCTCTTCCTTTCTAGCCAAGTCTTTGGTCAAATGCCTTACAAATCGTGATCACAAGCTATATGGCCGTCAAGAAGCTTCGTGCTATAGTTTCCCTAGCATCAGTTTCTTATCTGGATTTGACATACAGCAGATTTTATCCAGTGAAGTCATCTATTATTGTGCGGGTCAAGGTATTCAACCCAAAAACTCAGACGACGTATCTCTGATCTATGAGCTCAATACTTTTGAACCCATTCGTTTGATCAACGCTCTCATTGGACTCGGTTATACAGGAAAAATAGTGACCTTTGGTTCCTATTTCGAGTTTGGCAATTCTCAGAATAATGTCCCCTTTGATGAAAACCTATTCATTAATAATACCAATCCAAAACCCAACAACTACTGTATCTCCAAATCTTTGTTGACCACCTTCGTTGACACGCAAATAGCAAACGGTCATCAACAACTACTTCATTTTGTACTACCCAACATCTACGGTGCAGGAGAAAACAAACACCGTTTGTTTCCCTACATAGTCGATTGTATAGCCCACCAACAGCACATGACATTCAGTGCTGGTACACAGACACGACAGTTTGTACATGTCGATGATGTAGCAGAGATCGTGACCGACAGGCAAATACAATCCCACTCAGGCATTTACCATCTTGGTGGGACGACCCAAACACTAAAGGAAGTAATTTCTGAAGCCATCCATGCATTGACACATGGGGCATTTGAGGATTTTGAATTCACAAACATGGAAAGAAGAGACACTAGCATGCAATACCTCGCTATGGATGACACCAAAGCCCGGACTGATCTGGGTTGGAATCCCAACCGAGAGATTAAAAATGAAATCTTGAAATACAAATGA
- a CDS encoding dTDP-4-dehydrorhamnose 3,5-epimerase family protein, with the protein MKILKELPGGILLIESPRFQDERGGFMKLFNHDTPLHKYAIAQVNYVQNRESGILRGLHFQKGGFAESKFFRVLTGQINLVYLDVNPESTTYQLSGSYILDQAQLGLLIPEGFATGYEVLTPHTDVLYYSNKDYHPEAEGGVNWQHPLVVNHWKTNMPIVSEKDKNWPL; encoded by the coding sequence ATGAAAATTCTGAAAGAATTGCCGGGTGGCATTTTACTGATAGAGTCGCCACGCTTTCAAGACGAAAGAGGTGGATTCATGAAGTTGTTTAACCATGACACTCCATTACACAAATACGCGATCGCACAGGTCAATTATGTTCAAAATCGCGAATCGGGAATACTAAGAGGACTCCATTTTCAAAAAGGAGGGTTTGCAGAATCCAAGTTCTTTAGAGTACTCACTGGTCAAATCAATTTGGTCTACTTGGACGTCAATCCTGAGAGTACAACTTATCAACTTTCTGGTTCATATATTCTAGATCAAGCACAGCTGGGATTATTAATACCTGAAGGGTTTGCTACTGGATATGAGGTACTGACTCCCCATACAGATGTCCTCTATTATTCCAACAAGGATTATCATCCAGAAGCAGAAGGTGGTGTCAACTGGCAGCACCCATTGGTTGTCAATCATTGGAAAACCAATATGCCCATCGTATCAGAAAAAGACAAAAACTGGCCCCTATGA